One stretch of Armigeres subalbatus isolate Guangzhou_Male chromosome 2, GZ_Asu_2, whole genome shotgun sequence DNA includes these proteins:
- the LOC134215896 gene encoding sugar transporter SWEET1, with product MALFDDLSFKDILASSATISTVLQFLTGSVICHRYIRKKSTGETSAFPFVSGFLSCSLWLKYGLLTEEHTVIFVNTIGSALFLAYVIIYFTFSVNKQTVVRQFLVVCVFILACNVYTKYETNLDVSLRTIGVVCCCVGVLFFASPLSVLAQVIRTKNTESLPFPIIVASFFVSLQWFIYGMLIEDSFIQIPNLLGCMLSSVQLLLYAIYPNRKLYADGGPSYQPLRSDANIL from the exons ATGGCACTGTTTGACGATCTCTCGTTCAAAGATATATTGGCATCGTCGGCCACTATCTCGACCGTATTGCAGTTCCTAACAGGATC CGTGATATGCCACCGATATATTAGGAAGAAATCCACCGGGGAGACGTCCGCTTTTCCATTTGTGTCTGGATTCCTATC GTGCTCGCTTTGGTTAAAATATGGATTACTAACCGAAGAACATACAGTAATTTTTGTAAACACCATAGGCTCGGCCTTGTTTTTAGCATACGTAATAATTTACTTTACATTTTctgtaaacaaacaaacagttGTTCGACAATTTCTGGTTGTTTGTGTCTTCATATTGGCTTGTAACGTTTATACAAAATACGAAACAAATTTGGATGTTTCCCTTCGAACTATTG GAGTTGTTTGCTGTTGCGTTGGAGTATTGTTCTTCGCATCACCACTATCAGTATTAGCGCAAGTGATACGAACCAAAAACACCGAAAGCTTACCATTTCCTATTATTGTTGCATCGTTTTTCGTTTCCCTTCAATGGTTCATCTATGGAATGCTCATAGAGGACAGCTTTATCCAA ATTCCGAATCTTCTGGGATGCATGCTGTCATCGGTTCAACTTTTGCTGTACGCAATTTATCCGAATCGAAAGTTGTACGCTGATGGTGGACCATCGTACCAACCGTTACGGTCAGATGCCAACATTCTTTGA